A region of Beijerinckia sp. 28-YEA-48 DNA encodes the following proteins:
- a CDS encoding DUF465 domain-containing protein, giving the protein MTVTSHIAELERRHTVLEKEIETSRLSPASDPLKTAELKRKKLKLRDQIEKLRKGRTSVH; this is encoded by the coding sequence ATGACAGTGACAAGTCACATTGCTGAATTGGAACGCCGTCACACGGTCCTCGAGAAAGAGATCGAGACTTCCCGCCTAAGCCCCGCCTCCGACCCCCTTAAAACCGCGGAACTTAAACGCAAAAAGCTCAAACTTCGGGACCAAATCGAAAAGCTGCGCAAAGGTCGCACCTCCGTCCACTGA
- a CDS encoding DUF465 domain-containing protein, translating to MPIRLSEEEQAAFTAELERLREEHRDLDAAIAALQAVGTVDQLQMQRLKKRKLLLRDRIQAIEDQLTPDIIA from the coding sequence ATGCCGATCAGACTAAGCGAAGAAGAGCAGGCTGCTTTTACGGCAGAGCTTGAGCGGCTGCGAGAGGAGCATCGCGATCTCGATGCAGCGATTGCCGCCTTGCAGGCCGTGGGCACGGTCGATCAGTTGCAGATGCAGCGTTTGAAGAAGCGCAAATTGCTGTTGCGCGATCGAATCCAGGCCATTGAGGACCAATTGACGCCAGACATCATCGCTTGA
- the purE gene encoding 5-(carboxyamino)imidazole ribonucleotide mutase: MGSQSDWETMRHAAETLEVLGISFEARIVSAHRTPDRLVSFAKGARAAGFKVIIAGAGGAAHLPGMTASMTPLPVFGVPVESKALSGMDSLLSIVQMPAGIPVGTLAIGRAGAVNAALLAASVLSLQDAALAVRLDNWRAAQSDGVAEKPSGN, encoded by the coding sequence ATGGGAAGCCAGTCCGACTGGGAAACCATGCGTCACGCCGCCGAGACGCTGGAGGTGCTTGGAATCAGCTTCGAGGCGCGGATCGTCTCGGCTCATCGCACCCCCGATCGGCTCGTTTCCTTCGCCAAAGGGGCGCGCGCGGCTGGTTTTAAGGTCATTATCGCCGGCGCCGGCGGCGCGGCGCATTTGCCGGGCATGACCGCGTCGATGACGCCGCTGCCGGTTTTCGGCGTGCCGGTGGAATCCAAGGCGCTGTCGGGCATGGATTCATTGCTCTCGATCGTGCAGATGCCGGCCGGTATCCCGGTTGGAACCCTGGCGATCGGCCGGGCCGGGGCGGTCAATGCGGCGCTATTAGCCGCTTCCGTTTTGAGTCTACAGGATGCGGCGCTCGCGGTTCGTCTCGATAACTGGCGGGCGGCGCAAAGCGACGGCGTCGCTGAAAAGCCGAGTGGTAACTGA
- a CDS encoding 5-(carboxyamino)imidazole ribonucleotide synthase: MAISHTPLPPVAPGATIGILGSGQLGRMLALAAANLGLKTHIFAPERGPACDVSTFMTIANYDDEQALASFADAVAVVTYEFENVPAATAAFLSARLPVLPDALALATTQDRLVEKDFLNGIGIPTAPYKAVDDAGSLARAVAQIGRPSILKTRRFGYDGKGQALVREGADLSSVFGGLGGQACILEGMVSFVREVSVIAARGRDGSFAAWDVCENEHEHHILARTLVPARISAATAHQATEITRRIVDALGYVGVIAVEMFVVEDKRSGAESLVVNEIAPRVHNSGHWTMDGAVTSQFSQHIRAICGWPLGSPRRHGRIEMRNLIGEDIHLWRDILGDGAAGLHIYGKHEARSGRKMGHVTRVLPEESGD, translated from the coding sequence ATGGCTATTTCGCATACGCCGCTTCCGCCCGTCGCGCCGGGCGCCACCATTGGAATTCTGGGATCGGGCCAGCTTGGCCGCATGCTGGCGCTCGCCGCGGCCAATCTCGGGCTGAAAACCCATATTTTCGCGCCCGAGCGTGGGCCGGCCTGCGATGTCTCGACCTTTATGACGATCGCCAACTACGACGACGAGCAAGCGCTGGCGAGCTTCGCCGATGCCGTCGCTGTGGTCACCTACGAATTCGAGAACGTGCCGGCCGCGACCGCCGCCTTTCTGTCCGCGCGACTGCCGGTTTTACCCGACGCGCTGGCGCTGGCGACGACCCAGGACCGGCTGGTGGAGAAGGATTTTCTCAACGGCATCGGTATTCCGACAGCGCCCTATAAGGCGGTCGACGATGCTGGCAGCCTGGCCCGCGCGGTGGCGCAGATCGGCCGGCCGTCGATCCTGAAAACCCGCCGTTTCGGCTATGATGGCAAGGGCCAAGCCCTGGTGCGCGAAGGGGCGGATCTTTCCAGCGTTTTCGGCGGCCTCGGCGGTCAAGCCTGCATTCTCGAGGGCATGGTGTCCTTCGTCCGCGAGGTGTCGGTGATCGCCGCGCGTGGCCGCGATGGTTCCTTTGCCGCCTGGGATGTGTGCGAGAACGAGCACGAGCATCATATCCTCGCCCGCACCTTGGTGCCGGCCCGGATTTCCGCCGCCACCGCCCATCAGGCGACGGAAATCACCCGCCGAATCGTCGATGCGCTGGGCTATGTCGGCGTAATCGCGGTGGAAATGTTCGTCGTCGAGGACAAGCGCTCAGGCGCTGAGAGCCTTGTCGTTAACGAAATCGCCCCGCGCGTACACAATTCCGGCCATTGGACCATGGATGGCGCGGTCACATCGCAGTTTTCTCAGCATATTCGGGCGATCTGCGGCTGGCCGCTGGGATCGCCGCGCCGGCACGGGCGTATCGAAATGCGCAATCTGATCGGCGAAGACATCCATTTGTGGCGCGATATCCTGGGCGATGGCGCGGCTGGGCTGCATATTTATGGCAAGCATGAAGCGCGTAGCGGCCGCAAAATGGGCCATGTGACGCGCGTTTTGCCGGAAGAATCGGGCGACTGA
- the rpsU gene encoding 30S ribosomal protein S21 — protein MQVLVRDNNVDQALKALKKKMQREGIFREMKLRGHYEKPSEKRAREKAEAVRRARKLARKKMQREGLIPMKPKPVMGAR, from the coding sequence GTGCAAGTTCTCGTTCGCGACAACAATGTTGACCAAGCCCTCAAGGCGCTGAAGAAGAAAATGCAGCGCGAGGGTATTTTCCGCGAGATGAAGCTCCGCGGTCATTATGAGAAGCCGTCTGAAAAGCGCGCTCGTGAAAAGGCTGAGGCCGTTCGTCGCGCCCGTAAGCTCGCTCGCAAGAAAATGCAGCGTGAAGGCCTCATTCCGATGAAGCCGAAGCCGGTTATGGGCGCGCGCTGA
- a CDS encoding tetratricopeptide repeat protein, translated as MSIKMNLRAVSLDRLPGMGFVVIASVLSLALAGCESVGGLGSRGGVTPSSEISEDCAAIQTNVASLTEVVQRNPNDPQAYNTRGAAYAKCGRYQEAITDFSNAIKADPQNAPAFTNRGLAYQRIGRNDQAQQDFTRAIEANPRHAPAYLARANLLRSQNQLDQAMSDLNQAIRLNPEQAQAFHARGLIYQRNGDHARAITDFDNAIDRDPFNAPPYQARGQSLTVVGKYDAAIEDFNAALNINNSNADAWAGLGLAYERKGDRTKAQESYARALAVNPNNQFAREGQSRVGRG; from the coding sequence GTGAGTATCAAAATGAATCTTCGCGCCGTTTCGCTGGACCGCCTGCCCGGTATGGGGTTTGTGGTAATCGCCTCGGTTTTGTCCCTGGCGTTGGCCGGGTGTGAAAGTGTCGGCGGACTTGGTTCACGCGGTGGCGTGACGCCTTCGAGCGAAATCAGCGAAGATTGCGCCGCGATCCAGACCAATGTCGCCTCGCTGACCGAAGTGGTGCAGCGCAATCCCAACGATCCGCAGGCCTACAACACCCGCGGCGCCGCTTACGCCAAATGCGGGCGCTATCAGGAAGCGATCACCGACTTCAGCAATGCGATCAAGGCCGATCCGCAGAATGCGCCGGCCTTTACCAATCGTGGTCTTGCTTACCAGCGCATCGGCCGCAACGATCAGGCGCAGCAGGATTTCACCCGCGCCATCGAAGCCAATCCGCGTCATGCGCCGGCCTATCTCGCCCGCGCCAATCTGCTGCGTTCGCAGAACCAGCTCGATCAGGCGATGAGCGATCTCAATCAAGCGATCCGCCTCAATCCGGAGCAGGCGCAGGCCTTTCACGCACGCGGCCTGATCTATCAGCGCAATGGCGATCATGCCCGCGCCATCACCGATTTCGACAATGCGATCGATCGCGATCCGTTCAACGCGCCGCCCTATCAGGCGCGCGGTCAGAGCCTGACGGTCGTCGGCAAGTATGACGCGGCGATCGAAGACTTCAACGCGGCGCTGAACATCAACAACAGCAATGCCGATGCCTGGGCGGGTCTTGGCCTGGCCTATGAGCGCAAGGGCGACCGGACGAAGGCGCAGGAAAGCTATGCCCGCGCTCTGGCGGTCAATCCGAACAATCAGTTCGCCCGGGAAGGCCAGTCGCGCGTCGGTCGCGGCTGA
- a CDS encoding D-2-hydroxyacid dehydrogenase family protein, with protein sequence MRVTILDDWQDTLRGLPCFAKLNGHDVTVHHDHVENIDALAERLKDTEALVLFRERTAIRRPLLERLPHLKLISQRSVYPHIDIDACTECGIVVSSDQHAGSPSYATAEMTFALMLASARAIPQQMTSLQSGGWQIGVGTTLRGKTLGIYGYGRISKAVASYAVAFGMNVLVWSRETTRAQAATDGYATAPDKETLFRESDFITLHMRLVPATRHIVTATDLAQMKPSATLINTSRAGLIEPGALESALRNGRPGFAAIDVYEVEPLPPGKHALLAMPNVICTPHIGYVTREEYDLQFADIFDQIVAFAAGTPTNVVNPDVLQKR encoded by the coding sequence ATGCGTGTCACGATTTTGGATGACTGGCAGGACACGTTGCGCGGATTGCCGTGTTTTGCAAAGCTGAACGGTCACGATGTCACGGTTCATCACGACCATGTCGAGAATATCGATGCGTTGGCTGAACGATTGAAAGACACCGAGGCCCTCGTCCTGTTCCGCGAACGCACGGCCATCCGTCGCCCGTTGCTCGAGCGCTTGCCCCACCTGAAATTAATCAGCCAGCGTAGTGTCTACCCACATATCGACATCGATGCCTGCACGGAGTGTGGCATCGTTGTGTCGTCCGATCAGCACGCAGGTTCGCCTTCTTACGCGACGGCGGAAATGACCTTCGCTTTGATGCTGGCTTCAGCGCGCGCCATTCCTCAGCAAATGACGTCGCTGCAAAGCGGCGGCTGGCAGATTGGCGTTGGCACAACCCTACGCGGCAAAACACTCGGCATTTATGGCTATGGTCGCATCAGCAAAGCGGTGGCCAGCTATGCCGTGGCTTTCGGCATGAACGTCCTCGTTTGGTCACGCGAGACAACGCGCGCCCAGGCGGCAACGGATGGATACGCGACGGCTCCCGACAAGGAGACGCTCTTCCGTGAGAGCGATTTTATCACCCTTCACATGCGCCTCGTCCCGGCCACACGCCACATCGTCACGGCGACCGATCTGGCTCAGATGAAACCATCCGCCACATTGATCAACACCAGCCGGGCCGGATTGATCGAGCCGGGCGCTCTTGAGTCGGCGTTACGCAATGGGCGCCCCGGTTTCGCGGCGATCGATGTCTATGAGGTCGAGCCTCTCCCGCCCGGCAAACATGCTTTGCTCGCGATGCCCAATGTCATCTGCACGCCGCATATCGGCTACGTCACCCGCGAGGAGTACGATCTTCAGTTCGCAGACATTTTCGATCAGATCGTTGCATTTGCCGCCGGAACGCCAACCAATGTGGTCAACCCGGACGTACTACAGAAGCGCTAG
- a CDS encoding alpha/beta hydrolase — MMRWLRYLLYLAAVAYLGAAAVLYFAQRQLLYVPNTAVAEIPAALPGAVSRQITTADRETLNAWYVPPADGKPILLYLHGNAGNLSGRTARFAGLTANGNGLLAIDWRGYGGSTGSPSEEGLMRDAEAAYAAALAIVGTPKRLIIVGESLGSGPAVALAARLASAGVILDAPYSSILDVASDRYWMFPVGLLLTDQFRSDLKIGEIKAPLLVMQGDQDRVVPIRFGEKLFALAPQPKEFIHVPGRGHLVLAVPDVMAHTLDWIDKIVNR, encoded by the coding sequence ATGATGCGTTGGCTCCGATATCTGCTCTATCTCGCGGCGGTCGCCTATCTTGGGGCGGCCGCCGTTCTTTATTTTGCCCAGCGGCAATTGCTGTATGTCCCCAACACGGCGGTGGCAGAGATTCCAGCCGCCCTGCCCGGCGCCGTCAGCCGCCAGATCACCACCGCCGATCGTGAGACGCTGAACGCCTGGTACGTGCCGCCGGCTGACGGCAAGCCGATTCTGCTCTATCTGCACGGCAATGCTGGCAATCTCTCTGGCCGCACGGCACGCTTCGCCGGCCTGACGGCCAACGGCAACGGCCTGCTCGCTATCGACTGGCGCGGCTATGGCGGCTCGACCGGCTCACCCAGCGAAGAAGGCCTCATGCGCGATGCGGAGGCCGCCTATGCGGCCGCGCTCGCCATCGTCGGCACGCCCAAGCGCCTCATCATCGTCGGCGAATCGCTTGGCAGCGGCCCCGCCGTGGCGCTCGCCGCGCGCCTCGCCTCCGCCGGGGTCATCCTCGATGCGCCCTATTCGTCGATCCTCGACGTCGCCTCGGATCGTTATTGGATGTTTCCGGTCGGACTGCTGCTCACCGACCAATTCCGCTCTGACCTGAAGATCGGCGAGATCAAAGCGCCGCTCCTCGTCATGCAGGGCGATCAAGACCGCGTCGTGCCAATCCGCTTCGGCGAAAAACTCTTCGCGCTGGCGCCACAGCCGAAGGAGTTCATCCACGTGCCGGGACGCGGCCATCTCGTTCTGGCGGTCCCCGATGTTATGGCGCACACGCTGGACTGGATTGATAAGATCGTAAATCGATAA
- a CDS encoding NAD(P)(+) transhydrogenase (Re/Si-specific) subunit beta → MNANLATLLYLISGILFILSLRGLSSPATSRQGNLFGMIGMGLAVVTTLAYKMPSGLSAWILVIVGIAIGGGIGAWRARTVKMTDMPQLVAFFHALVGLAAVLVAAGALYAPQAFGIGAVGAIHGASLVEMALGAAIGAITFTGSIIAFAKLDGRMSGKPIMLPQRHVINSALAAATVILIIIFMVTESHAAFWLIVLAAFALGVLLIVPIGGADMPVVVSMLNSYSGWAAAGIGFTLGNLALIITGALVGSSGAILSYIMCKGMNRSFISVILGGFGGETDAAAAGAVESRPVKQGSAEDAAYIMKNAGKVIIVPGYGMAVAQAQHALREMADMLKKEGVDVSYAIHPVAGRMPGHMNVLLAEANVPYDEVFELEDINSEFAQADVAFVIGANDVTNPSAKTDPKSPIFGMPILDVEKAKTVLFIKRGMGSGYAGVENELFFKDNTMMLFADAKKMVENIVKALGH, encoded by the coding sequence ATGAACGCCAATCTCGCCACGCTTCTCTATCTCATCTCCGGCATTCTCTTCATCCTGTCGCTGCGCGGGCTGTCCTCGCCCGCCACGTCGCGCCAGGGCAATCTCTTCGGCATGATCGGCATGGGCCTCGCGGTCGTGACGACGCTTGCCTATAAGATGCCGTCGGGCCTCTCGGCCTGGATCCTGGTCATCGTCGGCATCGCCATCGGCGGTGGTATTGGCGCCTGGCGCGCCCGCACCGTGAAGATGACCGACATGCCGCAGCTGGTCGCCTTCTTCCACGCGCTCGTCGGCCTTGCCGCCGTGCTCGTGGCGGCTGGTGCGCTCTATGCGCCGCAGGCCTTCGGCATCGGCGCAGTCGGCGCCATCCATGGCGCCAGCCTGGTGGAAATGGCGCTCGGCGCGGCCATCGGCGCGATCACCTTCACCGGCTCGATCATCGCCTTCGCCAAGCTTGACGGACGCATGTCGGGCAAGCCGATCATGCTGCCGCAGCGTCATGTCATCAACAGCGCGCTGGCAGCGGCGACCGTCATCCTGATCATCATCTTCATGGTGACCGAAAGCCATGCCGCCTTCTGGCTGATCGTCCTGGCGGCCTTTGCCCTGGGCGTGCTGCTGATCGTTCCCATCGGCGGCGCCGACATGCCTGTCGTTGTCTCGATGCTCAACTCCTATTCCGGCTGGGCAGCGGCGGGCATCGGCTTCACGCTCGGCAATCTGGCGTTGATCATCACCGGCGCGCTGGTTGGCTCCTCGGGCGCCATCCTGAGCTACATCATGTGCAAGGGCATGAACCGCTCGTTCATCTCGGTCATCCTCGGCGGCTTCGGCGGCGAAACCGATGCGGCTGCTGCCGGCGCGGTCGAAAGCCGCCCGGTCAAGCAGGGCTCGGCGGAAGACGCGGCCTACATCATGAAGAACGCCGGCAAGGTCATCATCGTGCCGGGCTATGGCATGGCGGTGGCGCAGGCGCAGCATGCGCTGCGCGAAATGGCTGACATGCTGAAGAAGGAAGGCGTCGACGTTTCCTACGCCATTCATCCGGTGGCAGGCCGTATGCCGGGCCATATGAACGTGCTGCTGGCCGAAGCCAACGTGCCTTACGACGAAGTGTTCGAGCTCGAAGACATCAACTCGGAATTCGCCCAGGCGGACGTCGCCTTCGTCATCGGCGCCAATGACGTCACCAACCCGTCGGCCAAGACCGATCCGAAGTCGCCGATCTTCGGCATGCCGATCCTCGACGTCGAGAAGGCGAAGACCGTGCTGTTCATCAAGCGCGGCATGGGTTCGGGCTATGCCGGCGTCGAGAACGAGCTGTTCTTCAAGGACAATACGATGATGCTCTTCGCCGACGCCAAGAAGATGGTCGAAAATATCGTCAAGGCTCTTGGGCACTAA
- a CDS encoding NAD(P) transhydrogenase subunit alpha, which translates to MANEASKQFIDAVSTAAQNYADTLAAAAGSAAHAASGGAIDPFVFRLAVFVMAVFVGYYVVWSVTPALHTPLMSVTNAISSVIVVGALLSVGVDASTPGDDGPLWARVFGFVALILACVNIFGGFLVTERMLSMYKKKG; encoded by the coding sequence ATGGCCAATGAAGCAAGCAAACAATTCATCGACGCAGTCTCCACAGCCGCGCAGAACTACGCTGACACGCTCGCCGCCGCCGCTGGCAGCGCCGCCCATGCAGCGTCTGGCGGAGCGATCGATCCCTTCGTCTTTCGTCTCGCCGTTTTCGTCATGGCCGTCTTCGTCGGCTATTACGTCGTCTGGTCGGTGACGCCGGCGCTACACACGCCGCTGATGTCGGTGACCAACGCCATTTCCTCGGTCATCGTCGTCGGCGCTTTGCTCTCGGTCGGTGTCGATGCGTCGACGCCGGGCGACGACGGCCCGCTCTGGGCCCGTGTCTTCGGCTTCGTCGCGCTGATCCTGGCCTGCGTGAACATCTTCGGTGGCTTCCTCGTCACCGAACGCATGCTGTCCATGTACAAGAAGAAGGGGTGA
- a CDS encoding Re/Si-specific NAD(P)(+) transhydrogenase subunit alpha, protein MRIAVPIETEGNETRVAATPETVKKFIGLGATVTVQSGAGIKAGIPDSEFETAGAKVAPSAADALSGAEVVLAVRRPSAELLSHVPKGAAVIATMDPYGNDDALKAMADAGVEAFAMEFMPRITRAQAMDILSSQANLAGYRAVIDGAGEYGRALPMMMTAAGTVPAARIFIMGVGVAGLQAIATARRLGAIVTATDVRPATKEQVESLGAKFLAVEDEEFQQAQTAGGYAKEMSKEYQAKQAALTATHIAKQDIVVTTALIPGRPAPKLISADMVRSMRPGSVIVDLAVERGGNCELAKPGEVYVTDNGVKIVGHLNVPGRLAATASSLYAKNLYAFVETMIDKEKKALAINWDDELVKATLLTRGGAVVHPNFQPKA, encoded by the coding sequence ATGCGCATTGCTGTTCCAATTGAAACCGAAGGCAATGAGACGCGCGTCGCGGCCACGCCAGAAACGGTGAAGAAATTCATCGGCCTGGGCGCCACGGTGACGGTGCAGAGCGGAGCGGGCATCAAAGCCGGCATACCCGATAGCGAATTCGAAACGGCCGGCGCCAAGGTCGCACCGTCCGCCGCTGACGCCCTCAGCGGCGCCGAAGTGGTTCTCGCCGTGCGGCGTCCCTCGGCCGAGCTGCTGTCGCATGTGCCCAAGGGCGCGGCGGTCATCGCCACCATGGACCCCTATGGCAATGACGACGCCCTCAAGGCCATGGCCGATGCCGGCGTCGAGGCTTTCGCCATGGAATTCATGCCGCGCATCACCCGCGCGCAGGCGATGGACATTCTATCGTCGCAGGCCAACCTCGCCGGCTATCGCGCCGTGATCGATGGCGCTGGCGAATATGGCCGCGCTCTGCCGATGATGATGACGGCGGCCGGCACCGTGCCGGCGGCGCGCATCTTCATCATGGGCGTCGGTGTCGCCGGCCTGCAGGCCATCGCCACCGCCCGCCGCCTCGGCGCCATCGTCACCGCCACCGACGTGCGGCCGGCGACCAAGGAACAGGTGGAATCGCTCGGCGCGAAGTTCTTGGCCGTCGAGGACGAAGAATTCCAGCAGGCCCAGACAGCCGGCGGCTACGCCAAGGAAATGTCCAAAGAATACCAGGCGAAACAGGCGGCGTTGACCGCCACTCATATCGCCAAACAGGACATCGTCGTCACCACGGCGCTCATTCCCGGCCGCCCGGCCCCCAAACTGATCTCTGCCGACATGGTGCGCTCGATGCGTCCGGGCTCGGTGATCGTCGACCTCGCCGTCGAGCGCGGCGGCAATTGCGAACTGGCCAAGCCCGGCGAAGTCTATGTCACCGACAACGGCGTCAAGATCGTCGGCCATCTCAATGTGCCCGGCCGCCTCGCAGCCACGGCCTCCAGCCTCTACGCCAAGAACCTCTACGCCTTCGTCGAGACCATGATCGACAAGGAAAAGAAGGCGCTGGCGATCAATTGGGACGACGAACTCGTCAAGGCGACCTTGCTGACGCGGGGCGGCGCCGTCGTTCACCCGAATTTCCAGCCGAAGGCGTGA
- a CDS encoding aa3-type cytochrome c oxidase subunit IV, with amino-acid sequence MADNHAETTAHPDMDYAEHEKTYALFLTLAKGATIFCIAIMVFMAVTLL; translated from the coding sequence ATGGCCGATAACCACGCTGAAACAACTGCGCATCCCGATATGGATTACGCGGAACACGAAAAAACCTACGCGCTGTTCCTCACGCTGGCCAAGGGCGCCACGATTTTCTGCATCGCGATCATGGTTTTCATGGCAGTCACCCTGCTCTAG